In the genome of Calothrix sp. PCC 6303, the window CATTTGTACCTTTGTTTATCAAGTCCATCAAAATTGACTTGAATGCAGGACTATTTTATAGTACCGCAGCAATTACTAGTTTTAGCTCCAGATTAGTGATGGGGAGAATTAGCGATCGCATTGGGCGGGGATTGTTTGTCACAATTGGAATTGTCTGCTACAGCATCTCCATGTTCTTACTGTGGCAAGCTGACAGCAAAGCTTCGTTTCTCTTAGCTGCTTTAATTGAAGGTGTCGGTGGCGGGTTAATGATACCATCAATTGTGACAATGATGGCAGATCGTTCTCAACCCCAGGAAAGAGGGCGAGTTTTTGCATTGTGTGTGGGTGGATTTGACGTGGGAATTGCCATTGCTGGACCAATTTTGGGTTCAGTTGCGGAAAAACTTGGTTACAGAGACATGTTTGGTTTTGCTTCTTTCCTAACATTTGTCGCTATTTTCATCTTTATGACTCAATCAAGTAAGAGTATCCGCACTTCCTTCAATTTTGCCCTTGGTAGAGGTAAAGATGTCTATGCAATTACAGAGTAGCCACTAAAAATAAAATACTTTTTTCCTTCTTGGTTACAACGAAAAAAGAGTTAAGAGATAAACTCTCAACTCTTTTTTCAAACCTACATCAACGGGCGAGGAGGGATTCGAACCCCCGACACCGTGGTCCGTAGCCACGTGCTCTAGTCCACTGAGCTACACACCCTCAACAGAAATAAATACTATCACAGGTCTACCTAAGAATGCAAGATAATTTTTCGCAAAGTTCTCAAAGCCTTACCCATCTCGATATTCAAGGGCAAGCACAGATGGTGGATGTCTCTCAAAAAGCAACATCAATTAGAACCGCTGTGGCTGTCGCTAATGTCAGAATGTCCCAGGAAACCTTTACCACCATTGAAGCGGGAAATGCCCCCAAGGGTGATGTTTTGGGGACAGCGAGAATTGCCGGAATCATGGCAGCTAAACAAACTGCAAATCTGATTCCCCTGTGTCACCCTTTACCATTGCAGAAGGTAGAAGTTCAAATCATTCCCCAACCAGAATTACCAGGTTATCAAATTGAGGCTACTGTGAAAATCAAAGCGGAAACCGGGGTGGAAATGGAGGCTTTGACAGCGGTATCTGTTGCGGCTCTAACGCTGTATGATATGGCGAAAGCCTTGGAAAAATCGATTCAAATCGAGTCAATTCACTTAGTGAGTAAAACTGGTGGAAAATCTGGAGATTATTTACTGGGGAAATCGTAAAATAAGGATTATTACTCTGTATACACATTAGTTATTAATTTATTATGCCTCCACGTTGGTCACGCATACCTACCCGCGAAGATCCTGAATACCGTAAACTTGATGATCGGATGACTTTTGCTGTACATGTAGCCGGATTTGCTGCCGTCAACTCTGGCATGTGGTTTTTCCACATATTTCTCAAAACCGATTGGCAATGGCTACCTTGGGTAACTTTAAGCTGGTTGGGGATATTGGTATCACACTTAATTTACATTAGCGCGATCGCTGATTACTCAGAAACCCCTAAATCCACCTAAAGTCAGATCAAGTAAAGCGAAAACATTGTAACTTACGGCAGTGATTGGGGATGCGATCGCACGATAGAATTAGATAGTCTAGAGTTTACCCACTTAATTGAGGTTAATTCATGGCTGCGACCAATACTACCGAAACAATCGAAGCTTTAGCAGCAGAAATTGGTGACAATATCTACATCGATATTGCTAAATGGCATCTCTACCTGAGAGATGCTAAAATCCATACCTCTGTTGCCCAACAACTTTATCCTCTGATTGCATCCAACAAAACTATCAATGAGGATGATGTCACCAAGATAATTAAGTCAGTGACAGTTAAAATCGGTGGGGGAAGAAACGAAATTTCACTCATCGATTTACTACCTCTACAATGCCAAGTCAGTATTGTGGATATATTAGAAAAGTTTCAAAGAGATATGTAGTATTAAAAAACATATTTGACTCCTGCTTAAGTAATACCTGAACTGCCGTAAAACAGTATTTCAGCTATTTCCATAAGTACAATTTCATGCTGCTTATTATTGGGAATAGGGCATTTGAACCCACTCCTAGGAAAGTACCGTTAATTGATCTAATTAGTTTGTCGTCAAAAATACAGTTTTGTCATTGCAACGAAAGGTAGACGCAAAGCGCCTTGTCCCAGACTACCAATCTCACGATCTCTACTAAAACCAGAGTTTTGTCATTGCAACGAAAGGAAGCAATGTCACAATCTCCACTTAAAACCAAAGCGCTGCAAGAACCACCTAAAACCACAGCCAATCACATTTCAAAGCTAATTCCAAATTAGCATGAAAAACCCCCCCAGCGTGCAACTGCAAATTTGCACCACATCCCAAGCACTAAG includes:
- the moaC gene encoding cyclic pyranopterin monophosphate synthase MoaC, whose product is MQDNFSQSSQSLTHLDIQGQAQMVDVSQKATSIRTAVAVANVRMSQETFTTIEAGNAPKGDVLGTARIAGIMAAKQTANLIPLCHPLPLQKVEVQIIPQPELPGYQIEATVKIKAETGVEMEALTAVSVAALTLYDMAKALEKSIQIESIHLVSKTGGKSGDYLLGKS
- a CDS encoding 2TM domain-containing protein, which codes for MPPRWSRIPTREDPEYRKLDDRMTFAVHVAGFAAVNSGMWFFHIFLKTDWQWLPWVTLSWLGILVSHLIYISAIADYSETPKST
- a CDS encoding DUF3181 family protein is translated as MAATNTTETIEALAAEIGDNIYIDIAKWHLYLRDAKIHTSVAQQLYPLIASNKTINEDDVTKIIKSVTVKIGGGRNEISLIDLLPLQCQVSIVDILEKFQRDM